Genomic DNA from Leucobacter triazinivorans:
CGCTCGTCCCGGGGTTCGCACCCCGCGCTCGCCGCCGTGCGCGAGGCGCTCGCCGCAGAGTCCTCGGAGCTGCGGTTCGGGTGACATTCAGAACGGCGGCGGTAAAGTGGGTGCCGTCGGGAGCCCGGCACTACCCGAGGAAGGGGCGCGATATGAAGGTCGTCAGCTACAACCTGCGGAAGAACAGAGCCGTTGCCGAGATCGGCGCCCTCGCCGACGATCACGAGGTCGACGTGCTCTGTCTGCAGGAGGCCGAAGCGATCGCGTTGCCCGCGCACCTCGGCCACCTGTCGCTGGTGCACGCGACCGAGCGCAATCGGCTGGGGCTGGCGATGTACGTGCGCGAGGAGCGGTTCCGCACCCGTTCGGCGCACACCTTCCAGCTGAAGAAGTCGCTCCACGACCGCCTGCTCGCCCCCGCCCACGAACGGCTGCTGGGCGCGCGGATCCACGACCTCGAGACCGAGCGTGACCTGGTCGTCGCCTCCTTCCACGCCGCTCCGCTGACGGCGCTCAACTCGCTGCGCCGCTACCAGATCCACACCGCGCTCGCGCAGCTGCGCCAGCTCGGGCCCGGCCTTCCAGCGCTCATGGTCGGCGACTACAACTACCCGGTGTTCAAAGGACGTCTCGATACCGAGATGCGGGATCACGGCTACGAGCTCAGCCTGAGCGACAAGCGCACCTACACCCGCTACAAGATGTTCCGCGGGCACTTCGACTTCGCCACCTCCTCAGGGCTCGACATCAACCGGGTCGAAACACTGCAGCGCGGCCTCTCCGACCACCTGCCGATCCTCGTCTCCGCCTCGCTGCGCGCGGACACGCTGGTGCCCGTCCCGGCGTGAGCCCGGGCGCCCGCCGCCCGCCGCCCGCCCGGGCGCCCGCCGCCCGCCGCCCGCCCGGGCGCCCGCCGCCCGCCGCCCGCCCGGGCGCCGTCCCGTCCCCGCCCGGGCGCCGTCCCGTCCCCGGCGAAACCGAGCTCATTGTTCGAACCCGACTCGTTCAGCGCTGATAATTCGGTCAGTCTCGCACGAACGGCTCGGATTCAGCGGCAGAGGGCGAACGAGCCGCTTGAACCACCGCAACTCGAGCTTCGCCCACAGGGAGCTGATTTTGGCGCGCCGGCGGGAATACAATCACATGGGCAGGTTCGGCGGCGCGACCCGGATCGCTTTCGCGAGACGCTTGTCCGATGGAGCATCTGGAACGTATTCGGACTGTCCGCGGGCGACTCTGGTTCAGACGGCACCTCCTCGGTGGTGAGTACGGTGATCCGGAGCTGCGCTTCGCGGTCTCGAGCGGCGTGGCCGTGCGGGTAGTGCGTGGATGCTACGTGGACGCCAAGGTCTGGAAGGCGATGCGACCCGAAGATCGATTGCTCGCCAGGACGCTCGCGGTCGCCGGGTTGGCGGGAGAGCGGCAACCGGTGTTCTCGCACCTCTCCGCTGCGGTGATCTGGGGGCTTCCGGTGTACTTCCGGCATCGTGGGCAGGCCGATCGGGTGCACCTGCTCATGGATCGTTCGGCGCCGGGCAGGAGCTCCGCGACGGTGCTGAGGCACGTCGGGGACCTTGCGGACGAAGAGCTCTGCGTGGTCGAGGGGTTGCGCGTCACCTCTCTGACGCGCACGGTGGTGGACCTCTCCCGGTCGGCGCCCGCGGAGACGGCGATCGGGTGCGCGGACGCCGGGCTTCGCGTGCTGTTCGGTTCGAGGCGCGACGGGCGCCTCGACGATGTCGAGGCCTGGAAGGAGGAGCAGTACCGTCTTCTCGGTGATATGCGAGGGATGCGGGGTGTCGCAGAGGCGCGCAGAATGTTGCGGATCGCGGATCCGCGTGCCGACTCCGTCGCCGAGAGCGTGAGCCGCTTGCAGTTGGTCCGGCTGGGGATTCCGCACGAGATCCAGGCGCATGTGGCCGGGTTGGACGGCGAGAACTACTGGATGGATTTCGATTTCATCGGGCAGCGGACGTTCGGTGAGATGGACGGCACGGTGAAGTACACGGACCAGAAGTACATGCGCGGCCGCACCCTCGAAGAGGTGCTGCTCGAGGAACGGGAGCGCGAGGCTCAGGTGAAGGGGATCACGCGGAAGGACTTCGTACGGTGGGGATGGAGCGCGATCCCGACGGCTCGGCGGTTCGGCCGTGTGCTTCGCGGGTTCGGCCTCGACGTGCCGGGCCTGGGATGAATCGGTGCGATCTGAGTGCGCCCGCTCCGCCGAAACCGAGTCCATTGTTCGAGCCTGAGCCTTCTTGCGCGGATAATTCGGTCGGTTTGGAACACTGGGCTCAGTTTCGGTGGATCGGGCGGGGGGGGCGGCACGGCCGGGCCGGGCTACGCGGTGCTGGTCGCCAGGTAGTCGGGGACCTCCGCGACCGAGTCGAGCAGCGCCGAATACGGCTGACCCGCGAAGGCATCCCGGGAGAGCTTGCCCGACAGTACGCCGATCGTGATCGCGGCACCCGAGCGCGCACCCGCCTGCACATCGACGAGCGTGTCTCCGGCCACCAGCACCTCGGAGACGTCCGGAGTGCCGGTGAGCTCCATGGCGCGGTGGATCATGTACGGCGCGGGCCGGCCCGAGGCGACTTCGTCGCCGCAGACCAGGGCATCGATGCGCACCGCCCGGTTCGGGGCAGAATCGTCGGGATCACTCAGCACCCACCCCAGACCCTCGAGGATCTGCTCGGCCACGTCGACCGAGAAACCGGTGGTGAGCGCCACCTTCGTGCCCGCTGCGCGGAGTGCGGCGATCGCCGCAGGAATTCCCGGCAACGGGGTCGGCGGGGTCTCGGCGTAGAGCTCGTCGAGGATCGCGCGGAAGCGCTCGAATGCGGCATCGACGGTTCCCGCGGGGGAGGGGTCGCCGCCGCCGAGCTCGATGAGCGCGGTGATCGCTGCGCGCTTCTCGGTGCCCATCCAGTTCTGCAGGTCGGCGGGTGAGACGGAGACGCCCGTCTCCTCGACCGCGCGTCGCAGTGCCTCGTAGACGGCACCGCCGTCGTCGATGGTGGTGCCGGCCATGTCGAAGACGGCGAGGGTGATCATGAGGTGCTCCTTGGGGCGAGGATGTGGTGGGGCGAGGGTGTGGTGGGGCGAGTGGGGATCAGGCGGTGCGCTCGAAGATGTCCGCCGTGGCGCTCGCCGCCTGGCGGGTCAGCGGAATGCGATGCTCCGCCGTGTTCTCCACCACGAACGTGGCCATCGACGGCAGGTACCGGTCGTCGGCGGTCTCGATGACCGTGCCCGTCTGGTCGTAGGCGAGGCGCCGCACGCGCAGCAGCGGCGAGCCGGGCGCGATGTGCATCTGCTCCACCTCGAGCGGATGCGCCGCGATCGCGTCGATCACGTGCCGCGCCCGCACCGGGATGACCCCGGACTGGCAGAGCGTCTGATAGATGCTCCCGTTGTCGAGGTCGGCGGTGATCAGGTGTCTGCCGACCTCGTACGGGAAGAGCGAGCGCTCGAGCATGGCCGGCTTCTCGTCGAGCAGGCGCAGCCGGATGATCTCGACCACGGCGGTGTCGGGAGCGATCTGCAGCTCGCGGGCGATCTCCTCGGTCGCGGGCCGGCGGCTGGCCTCGATCACCCGCTGGCCGGGCGTGAGGCCGAGATAGCGCGCCCACTCGGTGAACGACATGAACGTGTCGAACGACTGCGCCGGTGCCGTGCGCTGCACGCGCGGCGGCGCGCCGCGCCCGCCGACGATCATGCCCTCCGAGCGCAGCGCCGCGAGCGCCTGTCGCACGGGGCCGCGCGAGGTGCCGAACTCCGCGACGAGCGACTTCTCGCTCGGCACCCGGTCGCCGGGTTGCCAGACGCCGGTGCGGATCCGCTGCACCATCTCCTCGTACAGCTGCGCGTGCAGGGGCGAGTTCTCGTTCATACGGTCAGCATATGAGTTGTCATGACTAGTGGGAAGGCCCTCCGGTGGCCTGAAAGTGAATGATCGGTGACGATTCTGGATCCCGATCGTGCGGGTGGTGAACGATCGAGGAACAGGCTCGGCAGAAGTTGTTATGACTACTTTTGAGGCCGCACTATCGAAGCATGACTTCTCCCACACAGCGCTCGAGCGTCGCGATCGTCGGCGCCGGAATCGTCGGTCTGGCGCACGCGGTCGCCGCACTCGACGCGGGCCACCGCGTGACGGTGATCGAGCAGGACGCAGCGGCGCGACTCGCGAGCGTGCGCAACTTCGGTCACGTCTGCGCCTCGGTGCAGGCGGGCGAGCTGGGCGAGCTGGCGCGCGAGGCGCTGCCCCTCTGGCAGTCGCTTGCCGACCGCGCAGGCCTGGAAGTGCGGCGATCGGGCACCCTCGTCGTGGCCCGCACCGCCGCAGAAGAGGCCGTGCTGCACGAGCTCATCGAGGAGCGCGCGCCGGAGGGCGCGAGGCTCGTGTCCGGCGCCGAGGTCGGCAACCTGCTGCGCCTGGACCCCGCGGCGGCCGGCGGGGCGCGACCGCGGGCGGGCGCCCTGCTGCCCCGGGACCTCACCGCGAATCCCCGTACCACTGCGGCTCGCATCGCCGCCTGGATCGATGCGCACGAGCTGGGCGAGGTGCGATTCTCCACGACGGTGCGATCGGTCGGCACCGGAGTTGTCGATACCAGTCGCGGCCGAATCGAGGCCGATCACGTGATCGTGGCCGCCGGGCACCTGATCGGCCGGCTCTTCCCCGACCTCGCCGAACGCGGCGAGGTGCGCGAGTGCGCGCTGCAGATGGCGCGCGTTCGCGCACCGCACGCGATGGGTCTCGGCCCCGCAGTGCTCACCGGCACGTCGATGCTGCGCTACGGGGCCTTCGCCGGCCCGGCGGCCGAGGCCCTGCGCGCCGAGCTGCGCGCCGCGCGCCCCGAGCTGCTGGAGATCGATGCCAACGTGATGCTCACCCAGCAGGCGGACGGCACGCTCCTGGTCGGAGACTCCCACGTCACCCACGATGCGGCGCCGCCCTTCCTCGACGAGCGCTGGTTCGGGATCCTGCTCTCCGAAGCCGCAGCCGTGCTCGGCGCCCCCGGGCTCGACGTGCTCGAGCGCTGGCAGGGCGTCTACGCCACGAGTCGCACGCAGGACGTGCTGCGCGCGATGCCGACGCCCGGGGTCACCGCCGTCTCGGTGACCACCGGCACCGGCATGACCGTGGGGCTCGCGCTCGGCGCGCGCACCATCGCCGCCCTCTGATCCCGTCCCATCCCACTGCCCAGCATTCCGCGGAGATCCTGCGACTTCTCGCAGGACGACCGAGATGCACCCACCACCCAAGGAGAACCGTGAAGAAGAACACCGTCCTCGCCGTTTCGGCCGTCGCGCTCATCGGGCTCGGACTCGCCGCCTGCTCGAGCGCTCCCGAGGAGAGCTCTGCCTCGGCCGCATCGGGCGACGCCGCAGCGACCTGCCCTGACGGCAAGATCCGATTCGGGATCCTGCCCTACGAGGATCCCGAGCGTCTCGAGCCCGCCTATCAGGTGCTGGCCGAGGCCCTCTCCGAGAAGCTCGACTGCCCTGTCGAGGTGAGCATCACCGAGGACTACGCGGCCGAGGTGCTCGCGATGGAGAACGACCAGCTCGAGATCGCTCAGTTCGGTCCGCTCGGCTTCGTGTTCGCGAACGAGCGCGCCGACGCCACGGCGATGGTCTCGTTCGGCGACGCCGAGGGCAACCCCACCACCTACACCGGCGGCATCTGGGTGCCGAAGGACTCCGATGTGCAGACGCTCGACGACCTCGAGGGCCGCACCCTGGCGCTCGGCAGCCCGGGCTCGACCTCGGGCGATGCGCTTCCCATGTCGGCGCTCGTCGACGCGGGCATCGACGACGACGTGCAGTGGGACTACGCGGGCGGCCACCCGGAGGCGCTGCTCGCGCTGGTCAACGGCACCGTCGAGGCCGCGCAGATCAACTCGCAGACCCTCGCCACCGCGACCGCGGAGGGCACCTTCGACGAGTCCCAGTACCGTCAGATCTGGGAGTCGAACGAGATCCCCAACGATCCGATCACCGTGCGCGGCAACATGCCGCAGGAGTTCCAGGACGCCGTGGCGGAGGCCCTGCTGGGCCTCGACGCCGACGCCGTGGCCGAGGTCAGCGGCTTCCTCGGGGTCGATCCCGCCGGGCCCCTGATCCCCGTGACGAACGAGACCTACCAGCCGCTCTTCGACCTGGCCGCCACCATGGGCCTCACCGAGGCCGACGTCTGATGAGCGCCGTCACCGTGCGCGAGCCCCTGACCCCCGGCCCGCGAGCGCAGATCTCCGAGCGCGAGGTGCTGCTCGACGTGCAGGCCATCTCGAAGAGCTTCGGCGATCGCGTCGTGCTCCGCGACATGAGCATGCGGGTGCACACGGGCGAAGTGGTCGCCTTTCTCGGAGCGAACGGCTCCGGCAAGTCGACCACGCTGCGCGCGGTGAACGGCCTCATCGAGGCGGACTCCGGCGACATCGTGATCGCCGGAGTCCGCCTGAACGAGGCCAGTGCCCAGCGCCGCGCCGCGGCCCGGCGCACGGCGGCCACCGTGTTTCAGAAGATCCACCTGGTGCAGCGGCGGACCGCGCTGCAGAACGTGTGCGCCGGCGGCTTCTCCCGGCTGCCGGGGTGGCGTTCGCTGCCGCCGCTCTTCCCGCGTGACCTGCGGGAGGAGGCCATGGCCTGCCTCGATCGGGTGGGGCTGGCGGATCGCGCGCACGACCGCGCCGGCAGCCTGTCGGGCGGTCAGCAGCAGCGCGTGGCGATCGCGCGCGCCCTGTGCCAGCGCCCGCGCATGATCCTCGCCGATGAGCCCGTCTCGGCGCTCGACCCCAAGGCGGCGGACGACGTGATGCAGCTGCTGCACGAGCTCGCGGTCGAGGAGGGCCTCGGCGTCGCCGCGGTGCTGCACCAGCCGCACCTCGCGCGCAGCTACGCGCACCGGGTGATCGGCCTGCGCGGAGGCGGACTCGTCTTCGACGCCCCCACCGACGAGATCGACGACGCCGAACTGGCGTCCCTGTACCTGTGAGGATCCGCACGTGATCGACACGCCCACCCGCGAACGCGCCGAGGCGGCGCGCGGCGACCGCCACCTGATTCCCGTGCCCCGAGACCCGCGCGCGCCGTATCGCGCCGGCTCGTGGACGGTGATCATCGCGGTGCTGCTCGTGCTGCACCTGCTGGCGTTCCAGGCCACCGACTTCAAGCCCGAGGCGCTCGTCACCGGCGCCACGGGCATGCTCAACTTCCTCTCCGAGGCGTTTCCGCCCGACCTCAGCCCCGAGGTGCTGCAGCAGGGGATCGAGGGGGCCCTCACCACGCTCTGGATCGGTCTGCTCGGCACGACGGTCTCCGTCCCCTTCGCGCTGCTGCTCGCGGTGCTCGGAGCCCGCACCACCACGCCGAACAGCGTCGTCTACCAGATTGCGCGCGGCATCCTCTCCTTCTTCCGCGCGGTGCCCGACATCGTCTTCGCGCTCATCTTCGTGACCGCGGTGGGCCTCGGCCCGTTCGCCGGTGTGCTCGCGCTCATCTGCCACAACACGGGGGTGATGAGGAAGCTGTGGTCGGAGGCCATGGAGGACATCGATCCGGGGCCGGAGCAGGCGCTGCGCACCGCAGGCGCGAGTCGCTGGCAGATCGTGGCCAACGCGACGATCCCGACCGTGCTGCCGCAGCTCACGGGCCTGCTGCTCTACCGCTTCGACGTCAACGTGCGCTCCTCGCTCGTGCTCGGCCTGGTGGGCGCCGGCGGCATCGGCCTGCTCATCAACAAGGCGATCAAGACCTTCCAGTTCGACGAGATGCTGACCTACCTCATCATCATCCTCGCCGTGATCGTGGCGGTCGACCTCGCCTCCGCCTGGATCCGCAAGCGCCTGCAGTAGGCATGCTGCGAGATTTCGACTGAACGCGCCGCGCCCGCGCCGCGCCCGCGCCGCGCCCGCGCCACCACGTCCGCACCGCCGCGCACCTCGACCACCGTCACACCACACACAGGGAGAACACGCACTCATGCTGCACGAACCACGTCGCCGCTCCGACCGGAGGGGCACTCGCGCGATCACCGGGGGAGCGCTGCTGGCGCTCACCTGCGGCCTGCTCGTCGCGCCGGGCGTCGCCGCGCCGGCGCACGCCGCTGCCGAGCCCTACACGCAGGACTTCGAGACCGCCGCGTCACCCGACCAGGCCCCCGAGGGCTGGTCGGTCGAGAGCTCGGACACCCGCGACATGCGCGAGGGGTGGAAGGGCTGGACGTTCCACACCACGGCCGAGGTCGTCGAGACTTGGGGTTCGGGCGGCGATCGCAGCTCGTTCTCGAAGGGCGACGGACTCGTCGCGGTGCTGCACTCCGACGGCAACCGCCCGACGAGCGGCCCCTACACGCCGGTGGACTCCACACTGTGGGCGCCGGCGTACGCCGTCGATCCCGGCGCCGAGGCGGTCAGCGTCGCGTTCGACAGCCACTACAAGCAGGGGCAGGCGCCGCAGCAGGCGCGGCTCGTCGCCGAGATCGACGGCGCCGATCCCGTGCTGGTGGAGCAGTTCGACACGAACCGCCTCGACCGGACCCACGAGTACTCCGTCGACCTGCCGGCCGGGGCGCAGAGCGTGCGGTTCGGCTGGCAGTACCTGCAGACCAGCAACAACTGGTTCTGGATGGTGGACGACGTCGTGATCGCGGAGTCGGAGCCGGCCGACGTCGCGCCGACGGTGGTCTCCGGAGTGCGGCCCGTCGCGACCGCCGGATCCGCGATCACGGTGTCGCTGAGCGGGCTGCGGGCCGGACAGCAGATCGAGGCGACGCTCGGCGAGGGCGGCACGGTCGCGGGCGTGCCCCCGGCGACGGCCGAGGGCACGGTCTCCTTCCCGGTCGAGATCCCGGCCGGTCAGCAGCCCGGCACCCTGCCGCTCGTGATCAGCGGCCCCGGAGTCGCGCCGGTGACGATCGAGATCACCGTGCTCGCGCCCGCGGGCGAGGACGCCGGCACCACCGAGCCCCAGCTCTGGTGGGACGGATTCGAAGCCGCGACCCCCGAGTGGCAGAACGACGGCGACGCGGCGTGGGAGTACCTGGACCGCGCGGCCTCCGTCGACGCCTACGGCACGGATCGTCGCCACACCTTCACCCGCGCCTCGGGTACCTTCGCGGTCGCCGAGTCGAAGCTCGCCGACTTCGACGGCCGATTGACCTCGGCGCCGCTCGCCGTCGCGGCGGGCGACGAGCTCGAGTTGCGCTTCGACAGCCACTACCTCGTGCGGGGTGGCGGCGAGCAGGCAGCCGCGGTCGTCGCGGTCTTCGACGACGGCACCGAGACCGAGCTCGTGCGCTTCGGCGATGCCGATGAGGAGTCGGCTCAGCCGCGCATCCCCTTCGCGGTGCCGGCGGGGGCCGAATCCGTGCGCTTCGCGTTCACCTTCTCGGCTCTCGCGGGTGCGGGGTCGTGGCGCATCGACGACGTCGAGGTGGTGCGTCCGCTCGCGCCCCTCGCCGACGACGCGGTGCCGACGGCGGTCGTCGACGTGTTCAGCGACGTGCAGGGGGCCACCGCGCGCCTGCAGAACAACGTGCTCCCCGGCCTGCGCGGCCTGTCCCCGGCGGCGAGCACGATCGTCTCGAACGGCGACCAGACCGGCTCGGGCACCGTGTCGCAGTACGACGCCTACCTGGCGGCGCTGAACGCGGGCGCGGGCGACCACTACACCACGCGGGTCTCGACCATCGGCAACCACGAGTTCTACGGATCGAACGGGTCCGCGGCCTACATCGACCGCTTCCTCGATCGCACCGAGATGCGCGCACTGGGCGCCGAGGGCGCCGATCCCGCGCGCGGCGGCCTGTGGGGCGAGGTGCTCGTCGACGGCGAGCTGCCGCTGCTCTGGATCGGCAGCGAGTTCCACGACTACCCGTCGCAGACGGGCAGCGGGCCCTTCGTCGAGCTCAGCGATCAGCAGTTCGGCTGGCTGCGCGATCGGCTGGCGCACTGGAAGGCCGAGGGCTCGCCCGTGCTGCTCGCCACGCACCACGTGTTCAACGATTCGGTCTCGGGAACCTACGCCAACTTCTACCGCGGCGACTACGGGATGGATACGGCGCGGATCGAGGCGCTCCTGGCGCAGCACCCCAACGTCACGATCCTCACGAGCCACACGCACTGGGCGCCCGAGCTCAACGACTGGAGCGTCGAGCAGCGCTTCGATCCGACCGCCGCGCACGGCCCCACCATCGTCAACACCGCCGCGGTGACCACCCAGTACGGCCCCAGCGGCGACTGGGGCGAGACCGGCATCGGCGGCGCCGATCCGGTGGGTCTGCGCGTCGAGCTCTTCGAGGATCGCCTGCGCACCACCGCCTACTCCTTCGCGGCAGGCGGTGCCGCGACCGCCATCAAGCACATCGACGTCGCGCTCCCCGCGGAGCGGCCGGTGGATCCGGTGGACCCGGTGGACCCGGTGGACCCGGTGAATCCGGCCGAGATCTCGCTGAACGGCGACGCGGTCGACGCGGGCGGCTCTCTGACCGTGTCGGGTGCGGGCTTCGCGGCCGACGAGCGTCTCGGGATCGAGCTGCACTCGGACCCCGTGGTGCTCGGATCGGCGGCCGCCGACGCGTCGGGCGCCTTCTCGAAGTCGGTCACCATCCCGGCGGACACGACACCGGGCGCGCACCGGATCGTGGTGACGCGCGCCGACGGCACGTCGGTCGCCGCGGCGATCACGGTGCGCGCCGCAGGGGACGGCTCCGGCTCGGGAGACGGCTCGGGAACCGGGTCGTCGGCCGGCGGATCCGGTGCGGGCGGGCCCGCGGCCGGTGATTCGCTCGCCTCGACCGGTGCCGCGGGCACCGCGATCGCGTGGGGGATCGGCGCGATCCTGCTCGCGGCCGGCGCGGTGCTCGCGCTGCGCCGACGCCGCGCGGCCGAGTAGCCGGGCGCCCGGGCCGCATCCTCCGCGAGGGTGGGGATGCGACCCGGGCATTCGCTCGGTGCGGCCCGCCACTGCGGTGGAGCCGCCCTCCCGCGGTGCGGCCCGGGGCTCCGCGGGAGGAATCGGACTCAGCCCGCGGTGCCCCGCGGATCCTCGGCGCCGCCCCCGTGATCCCGAGCGCAGCGCATCGCAGGCCCCTCGGCGCGGTGCGCATCCTCGGCCGACGCGTTGAAGCGGTGCAGGCCCGCGCGCAGCTGCTCGAGGGACTCCACGCTCCACCCCTCGAAGCGCTCGTGGTAGGAGTGGGCCCACTGCTCGCGGATCCGCTCCATCAGCTCCTGCGCCCGCTCGCTCACGGTGAGCAGGATCACGCGCCGATCCTCGGGGGCCGCCTCGGCCTCGATCAGTTCCAGGTCCCGCAGCTTCGAGATGTGCCGGCTCACCATGGCCTTGTCCATGCCGAGCATCTGGCTGAGGCCGGTAGCGGTGACCGGACCCTTGCGCAGCACGGTCTGCAGCACCATGATCCCGCCGCCGTTCAGTTCCGGGTGCACCTCTTCCGCGTAGCGCACCCAGCGCGTCCGGGCCGAGGCGAAGATCTCCGAGAACTCGGAGATGATCCCCGCGATCTCGGCGCCCCGGGGCGAGTCCTCGGCCGCCGCTGCGGGCCGTGCGCTGTGATCCTGCATGCCATCGAACCTAGCGCGTCTGCGTCGTGGCCGCGGCCGCGTCGGTGTCGGTCGCCGCGGCCGAGGCCACGGCACCGTCCTCGGCCCCGTCCGTGTCGCCCGCCCCGTCCGTGTCGCCCGCCCCGTCCGTGTCGCCCGCCCCGGTCGTCGCGGCTGCGGCCTCGGCATCGCGCGCGAGCTCGGCCCGATGCTCTGCGGCGCTCTTCGTACTCAGGGGCAGGTTCGGGATCAGCATGATCGCGATGATCGCGATGATCGCGACGGGGGAGGCCGCGAGGAACACGTCGCCGATGCCGTGCCCGTAGGCCGACTCGACCACGTCACGGATCGGAGCCGAGAGCTCCGCGATCTTGGGGATGGTGCCCCCCGAGAGCTTGTCGGCGCCGGCGAGGGCCTCGGGATTCGTCTTCGCGAGGCTCTCGAATCCTTCCGTGATGAAGGCGACCACCTGGTGCGAGAGCATCGCGCCCATCGCCGACATGCCCGCCGTGCCGCCGATCGTGCGGAAGAACGTGACCGCCGAGCTCGAGACGCCGATCTCGTTCGGAGACACGGTGTTCTGCACCACGAGCACGAGATTCTGCATGCACATGCCGACGCCCGCGCCCAGCACGAACATGGCGACGCCCACGAACCAGAACGAGGTGTCGTAGCGCAGCTGACCCATCATCACGAGTCCCGCGAACATGATGAAGGATCCCGCCACCATGTAGCGCTTCCACTTGCCGGTGCGCGAGATGATCTGCCCCACGAGGGTCGAGGCGAGCAGCAGGCCCGCCATCATCGGGATCGTGAGCAGGCCCGACTCGGTGGGCGTCTTGCCGCGCGCCAGCTGCATGTACTGCCCCAGGAACACCGAGGTGCCGAACATGGCGAGGCCCACCGCGATGCTCGCGATCACCGACATGGTGAAGGTGCGATTCTTGAAGAGGTGCAGCGGCAGCAGGGGCTCCTCGACCCGCAGCTCGACGATCACCGCGATCACCAGCAGCAGCAGGCCGCCGCCGACCATCGCGAGGGTCTCCCACGACCACCAGTCGAACTGCGAGCCGCCGAGGGTCACCCAGATGAGCAGGCTCGCGAAGCCGATGGAGATGAGCGCCGCGCCCAGGTAGTCGATCCTCACCCGACGCTTCTCGGTGCGCAGGTGCAGGGTCTGCTGCAGCACGACGATCGCCACGATGGCGATGGGCGCGGCGACGTAGAAGTTCCAGCGCCAGCCGATCGCGTCGGTGATCGCGCCGCCGAGCAGCGGGCCGCCGACCGTCGATACCGCCATGATGGCGCCCATAATGCCCATGTACTTGCCGCGCTCGCGCGGGCTGATGATCTCGGCCAGCACGATCTGCCCGAGGGCGCCGAGGCCGCCGGCGCCGAGGCCCTGCAGCACGCGGAAGGCGATGAGCCAGCCCGGATCCTGAGCCATGCCCGCGAGGGCCGAGCCCACGGTGAAGATGACGAGCGAGGCCTGCA
This window encodes:
- a CDS encoding metallophosphoesterase produces the protein MLHEPRRRSDRRGTRAITGGALLALTCGLLVAPGVAAPAHAAAEPYTQDFETAASPDQAPEGWSVESSDTRDMREGWKGWTFHTTAEVVETWGSGGDRSSFSKGDGLVAVLHSDGNRPTSGPYTPVDSTLWAPAYAVDPGAEAVSVAFDSHYKQGQAPQQARLVAEIDGADPVLVEQFDTNRLDRTHEYSVDLPAGAQSVRFGWQYLQTSNNWFWMVDDVVIAESEPADVAPTVVSGVRPVATAGSAITVSLSGLRAGQQIEATLGEGGTVAGVPPATAEGTVSFPVEIPAGQQPGTLPLVISGPGVAPVTIEITVLAPAGEDAGTTEPQLWWDGFEAATPEWQNDGDAAWEYLDRAASVDAYGTDRRHTFTRASGTFAVAESKLADFDGRLTSAPLAVAAGDELELRFDSHYLVRGGGEQAAAVVAVFDDGTETELVRFGDADEESAQPRIPFAVPAGAESVRFAFTFSALAGAGSWRIDDVEVVRPLAPLADDAVPTAVVDVFSDVQGATARLQNNVLPGLRGLSPAASTIVSNGDQTGSGTVSQYDAYLAALNAGAGDHYTTRVSTIGNHEFYGSNGSAAYIDRFLDRTEMRALGAEGADPARGGLWGEVLVDGELPLLWIGSEFHDYPSQTGSGPFVELSDQQFGWLRDRLAHWKAEGSPVLLATHHVFNDSVSGTYANFYRGDYGMDTARIEALLAQHPNVTILTSHTHWAPELNDWSVEQRFDPTAAHGPTIVNTAAVTTQYGPSGDWGETGIGGADPVGLRVELFEDRLRTTAYSFAAGGAATAIKHIDVALPAERPVDPVDPVDPVDPVNPAEISLNGDAVDAGGSLTVSGAGFAADERLGIELHSDPVVLGSAAADASGAFSKSVTIPADTTPGAHRIVVTRADGTSVAAAITVRAAGDGSGSGDGSGTGSSAGGSGAGGPAAGDSLASTGAAGTAIAWGIGAILLAAGAVLALRRRRAAE
- a CDS encoding MarR family winged helix-turn-helix transcriptional regulator; this translates as MQDHSARPAAAAEDSPRGAEIAGIISEFSEIFASARTRWVRYAEEVHPELNGGGIMVLQTVLRKGPVTATGLSQMLGMDKAMVSRHISKLRDLELIEAEAAPEDRRVILLTVSERAQELMERIREQWAHSYHERFEGWSVESLEQLRAGLHRFNASAEDAHRAEGPAMRCARDHGGGAEDPRGTAG
- a CDS encoding MDR family MFS transporter, producing the protein MAQSLTSAPRTAPEDGVLSGRAKNLALTGLFLSMAVSMLSMTVVGTSMPIIIADLGGDQAAFTWVVTATMLASAISTPIWGKLADLTSKKVLLQASLVIFTVGSALAGMAQDPGWLIAFRVLQGLGAGGLGALGQIVLAEIISPRERGKYMGIMGAIMAVSTVGGPLLGGAITDAIGWRWNFYVAAPIAIVAIVVLQQTLHLRTEKRRVRIDYLGAALISIGFASLLIWVTLGGSQFDWWSWETLAMVGGGLLLLVIAVIVELRVEEPLLPLHLFKNRTFTMSVIASIAVGLAMFGTSVFLGQYMQLARGKTPTESGLLTIPMMAGLLLASTLVGQIISRTGKWKRYMVAGSFIMFAGLVMMGQLRYDTSFWFVGVAMFVLGAGVGMCMQNLVLVVQNTVSPNEIGVSSSAVTFFRTIGGTAGMSAMGAMLSHQVVAFITEGFESLAKTNPEALAGADKLSGGTIPKIAELSAPIRDVVESAYGHGIGDVFLAASPVAIIAIIAIMLIPNLPLSTKSAAEHRAELARDAEAAAATTGAGDTDGAGDTDGAGDTDGAEDGAVASAAATDTDAAAATTQTR